The following coding sequences lie in one Niabella agricola genomic window:
- a CDS encoding TonB-dependent receptor: MRIRKMEGPGRKRWVPTIVFRGLPVVWMWMLLLVCGSGNAQTVSVKGRNLPLAEVFYSLQKQSNADFIYRVEDVRGVKVAEVDIRGLSLDAALKELLNGLPLTYQLKNKMVIIKKKPAGLAPPVVPAITPAHNEINGRVTDSLQKGLANVTVQVLNGEGGSTMTDAEGRFQLTAKKLPVSIRVSAVGYEAQELRVESSKPLSILLQVAETAMGEVVVMAYGQKQTRQSVTGAVSSIQTKELKQSPVANLTNALAGRLPGLITVQRSGRPGDDYSQLFIRGINTIGATNPLIVIDGLPRGDANLGQLDANEIESVSILKDASSTALYGIQGANGIVLVTTRRGVNGAPNIQANFQYALQQPTNFPRFLNSYETGKLQNEAAHNDGLLPVWTEQELEYFRTGLKPYDYPDVDWYKELIRNWSPQKTANFNISGGSPYVKYFVSGSYLRQEPLYNRANENVYGVKYKYDRFNFRSNVDITLDKHTDLQVDLASRLENRTTPSQDRAEFAFFWVLLSQMTNNLTPVLNPNGSIASGNMREDFSNPYGILTRNGYLDAYWHSTNGSVALSRKLDFITPGLKVKGLFTFENYGDINFALDQGFDSYRYKSIPGTGTGTYTQHRIATSLQRSGYASGQRYYYYDLKLLYDRDFGKHSWSSLLLFNRNYRSQLGDLPRVYQGYVGRVAYNYDKKYYLEFNAGYNGSENFPPGKRYGFFPALSGAWVISNEPFMRNGGALSFLKMRFSHGYVGNDMVGSGRWLYISDYARGGGFTFGSPGSWNEGYVENRIGNTAITWEKAAKTNLGIETGFFKDRLKVNADLFREMRTDILTYAGSVPSYLGITAALNRNLGRIVNRGVEVEANLNTRIGSVGAFTKINYQYVKNKILEMDEPKLAYPYQSIVGRPIGYDLGYIAEGLFQSREEIANSPVQNFAPVIPGDIKYKDIDGNNVINEADRVMIPMLNVPTSYFGASFGLNYKGFDISVLFQGALGGRQMYSSQLIFNYRGSYRPIHLDRWTPENAANATFPALHLSESNMANNFISSTYWVRKTDYIKLKNLEIGYQLPRYWLYHVGVKTARIYLNGLNLISWDNVKDLGIDPESNTGGRWGWQPYPIMRIYNAGITINF, encoded by the coding sequence ATGCGTATAAGAAAAATGGAAGGACCTGGTCGTAAACGATGGGTGCCAACGATTGTTTTCCGGGGACTCCCGGTGGTATGGATGTGGATGCTGCTGCTGGTATGTGGCTCCGGTAATGCACAAACGGTATCGGTAAAAGGACGCAACCTGCCGCTTGCCGAAGTGTTTTACAGCCTGCAGAAACAAAGCAATGCCGATTTTATTTACCGGGTAGAAGATGTGCGGGGGGTGAAAGTGGCCGAAGTAGATATCCGCGGGCTGTCGCTGGATGCTGCGTTAAAAGAGTTGCTCAACGGGCTACCGCTTACCTATCAGCTAAAGAACAAGATGGTGATCATTAAAAAGAAACCTGCTGGCCTGGCACCGCCGGTTGTACCTGCGATAACGCCTGCCCACAACGAAATCAACGGGCGGGTAACAGATTCCCTGCAAAAGGGGCTGGCCAATGTAACGGTGCAGGTGCTGAATGGTGAAGGCGGTTCAACCATGACCGATGCGGAGGGAAGGTTTCAACTTACCGCTAAAAAACTGCCCGTTTCCATCCGCGTATCCGCTGTAGGGTACGAGGCGCAGGAATTGCGGGTGGAATCTTCAAAACCACTGAGCATTCTGCTGCAGGTAGCGGAAACCGCTATGGGCGAAGTGGTGGTAATGGCCTATGGCCAGAAGCAGACCCGGCAAAGCGTTACCGGTGCGGTATCCAGCATCCAGACAAAAGAATTAAAGCAAAGCCCCGTGGCCAACCTCACCAATGCGCTGGCGGGGCGGTTACCGGGGCTGATTACCGTGCAGCGGTCTGGCAGGCCCGGCGATGATTATTCCCAGTTGTTCATCAGGGGGATCAATACGATTGGTGCCACCAACCCCCTGATCGTGATCGATGGGTTGCCGCGTGGCGATGCCAACCTGGGCCAGCTGGATGCCAATGAAATTGAATCCGTATCGATCCTTAAAGACGCTTCTTCCACTGCGCTTTACGGAATCCAGGGCGCCAATGGCATTGTGCTGGTGACCACCCGGCGCGGGGTTAATGGCGCGCCGAATATCCAGGCAAATTTCCAGTATGCGTTGCAGCAACCGACCAATTTCCCGCGTTTCCTCAACTCCTATGAAACCGGCAAGCTGCAGAATGAGGCGGCCCATAACGACGGCCTGCTGCCGGTATGGACGGAGCAGGAACTGGAATATTTCCGCACGGGCCTGAAGCCGTATGATTACCCTGATGTAGACTGGTATAAAGAACTGATCCGGAACTGGTCGCCTCAAAAAACAGCCAATTTCAATATCAGCGGCGGATCGCCCTATGTTAAATATTTTGTATCCGGTTCTTACCTGCGGCAGGAGCCCCTGTACAACCGGGCAAATGAAAACGTATATGGCGTAAAATATAAATACGACCGTTTTAATTTCCGCTCGAATGTAGACATTACACTCGATAAGCATACCGACCTGCAGGTAGACCTGGCTTCACGATTGGAGAACCGCACAACGCCATCGCAGGACCGGGCAGAGTTTGCGTTCTTCTGGGTGTTATTGTCGCAGATGACCAACAATCTTACCCCTGTTTTAAACCCCAATGGCAGCATTGCCTCCGGTAATATGCGGGAGGATTTTTCGAACCCCTACGGCATATTAACCCGCAATGGCTACCTGGATGCGTACTGGCATAGTACTAACGGAAGTGTGGCCCTGTCGCGTAAACTGGACTTTATCACCCCGGGCCTGAAAGTAAAAGGACTGTTTACGTTCGAGAACTATGGCGATATCAACTTTGCACTGGATCAGGGCTTCGACTCCTATCGCTATAAAAGCATACCCGGTACCGGCACGGGTACCTATACGCAGCACCGTATTGCCACCAGCCTGCAACGTTCCGGCTACGCCAGCGGGCAGCGTTATTACTATTATGACCTGAAGCTGCTATACGACCGTGATTTTGGAAAACACAGCTGGAGCAGCCTGCTGCTGTTCAACCGCAACTACCGCTCACAGCTCGGCGATCTGCCCCGCGTATACCAGGGTTATGTGGGTCGTGTGGCATATAACTATGATAAAAAATATTACCTGGAATTTAACGCCGGGTATAACGGCTCAGAGAATTTTCCTCCCGGCAAACGCTATGGATTTTTCCCGGCACTGTCCGGAGCCTGGGTCATCAGCAATGAGCCGTTCATGCGCAACGGCGGCGCCCTGAGCTTTTTAAAGATGCGTTTCTCTCACGGGTATGTGGGCAACGATATGGTCGGCAGCGGTCGCTGGTTGTATATCTCCGACTATGCGCGCGGCGGCGGTTTCACTTTTGGCAGTCCCGGCAGCTGGAATGAGGGCTATGTGGAAAACCGGATCGGGAACACGGCTATTACCTGGGAGAAAGCGGCCAAGACCAACCTGGGGATAGAAACCGGATTTTTCAAAGACCGGTTAAAAGTGAATGCAGACCTTTTCCGCGAAATGCGTACGGACATCCTCACTTATGCAGGGTCTGTACCTTCTTACCTGGGGATCACCGCAGCGCTGAACCGCAACCTGGGACGTATTGTGAACCGTGGGGTTGAAGTGGAAGCGAACCTGAATACCCGTATCGGTTCAGTGGGGGCGTTTACAAAGATCAATTATCAATATGTAAAGAATAAGATACTGGAAATGGATGAGCCCAAACTGGCCTATCCTTACCAGAGTATTGTGGGCCGCCCTATCGGGTACGACCTGGGGTATATTGCCGAGGGCCTGTTTCAGAGCCGGGAGGAAATTGCCAACAGCCCCGTACAGAATTTTGCACCAGTCATCCCCGGTGATATTAAATACAAAGACATCGACGGTAATAATGTGATCAACGAAGCGGACCGGGTAATGATACCCATGCTCAATGTGCCCACCAGTTATTTTGGGGCCAGCTTTGGGCTCAATTATAAGGGCTTCGACATCAGCGTACTCTTTCAGGGCGCATTAGGTGGCCGGCAGATGTATTCTTCCCAGCTGATCTTTAACTACCGCGGCAGTTATCGTCCCATCCACCTCGACCGCTGGACGCCGGAAAACGCGGCCAATGCTACGTTCCCGGCCCTGCACCTGTCGGAAAGCAATATGGCCAACAACTTCATCAGTTCTACCTATTGGGTACGCAAAACCGATTACATTAAGCTAAAGAACCTGGAGATTGGTTACCAGCTGCCCCGTTACTGGTTATACCATGTAGGAGTCAAAACGGCCCGTATCTACCTGAACGGGTTGAACCTGATTTCCTGGGATAATGTAAAGGACCTGGGTATTGACCCCGAGTCGAACACCGGCGGTCGCTGGGGCTGGCAGCCTTATCCGATCATGCGCATTTATAATGCCGGTATTACCATCAACTTTTAA
- a CDS encoding FecR family protein: MNAEIEQLYQRFLQGKCSREEAELLLSYFETSEGDTEIQELISAHFDQPVTAADTASVPGFDAQKLHRRLLQQIRGRRMVRFRRVAVAAAVLLVMLSGLFLMRAYQRQKDPAPVAQQAGIAPGGNKATLVLSTGKSLALSEKKTGIRVDTGGVHYEDGQALASKGSAAFATLQTPRGGQYRVVLPDGTKVWLNAESALTYPMQFDEKERHVELKGEAYFEVAKNAAWPFVVKLQTGDVTVKGTRFNVQAYAPDPGAKITLAEGAVEVANTAEKRLLRPNQEASLQQGATIKVRAVNAEQALAWVDGYFLFDNMNLRQMLQHIGRWYDVDVRIQAHLSDQAFWVRYTRSKGLQELLDYLKEFEHFNYSIKGRTLLITD, translated from the coding sequence TTGAACGCGGAAATCGAACAACTCTATCAACGGTTCCTTCAGGGTAAATGTTCCCGGGAAGAAGCGGAATTGCTGCTGAGCTATTTCGAAACCAGTGAAGGCGATACCGAAATACAGGAGCTGATCTCCGCGCATTTTGATCAACCGGTAACAGCAGCAGATACCGCATCAGTTCCCGGTTTTGATGCCCAAAAGCTGCACCGCCGGTTGCTGCAGCAGATCCGCGGGCGCCGCATGGTGCGCTTCAGAAGGGTAGCGGTAGCAGCGGCTGTATTGCTGGTAATGTTAAGCGGGCTGTTTTTAATGCGCGCCTATCAACGCCAGAAAGATCCGGCGCCGGTGGCACAGCAGGCCGGTATCGCCCCCGGGGGAAACAAGGCCACCCTGGTACTGTCTACCGGCAAAAGTCTTGCGTTGAGTGAAAAGAAAACGGGGATCCGTGTAGATACCGGTGGCGTACATTATGAAGACGGGCAGGCTTTAGCCTCCAAAGGCAGCGCCGCTTTTGCCACCCTTCAAACGCCCCGGGGCGGACAATACCGCGTCGTATTGCCAGACGGAACAAAAGTGTGGCTGAACGCAGAATCGGCGCTTACTTATCCGATGCAGTTTGATGAGAAGGAACGGCATGTGGAACTGAAAGGAGAGGCCTACTTTGAAGTGGCTAAAAACGCCGCATGGCCCTTTGTGGTAAAGCTGCAAACAGGTGATGTAACGGTAAAGGGAACCCGGTTCAATGTGCAGGCTTATGCTCCGGATCCGGGAGCAAAAATTACCCTGGCTGAAGGCGCGGTGGAGGTGGCCAACACTGCCGAAAAACGGCTGCTGCGGCCCAACCAGGAAGCTTCGCTCCAACAGGGAGCTACCATAAAAGTAAGGGCAGTAAATGCAGAACAGGCCCTGGCCTGGGTAGACGGTTATTTTTTGTTTGACAATATGAACCTGCGGCAGATGCTGCAACATATCGGCAGATGGTACGATGTGGATGTACGCATCCAGGCCCACCTGAGCGATCAGGCGTTTTGGGTGCGCTATACCCGGTCGAAAGGACTGCAGGAATTGCTGGATTATTTGAAGGAATTTGAACATTTCAACTACAGTATCAAGGGAAGGACATTGCTGATAACGGATTAG
- a CDS encoding RNA polymerase sigma factor: MMNLPDSDLLVQLKEGDHTAFSRLYFRYATIVYRRIQGLVKVHEHCEELVQEVFLQLWQNRHTIPAAVPVQAVLLRMAKSTTINFYRKAIREQHHKQLLIRSATAGYDPVGEHMSFIETSSILNTIIDKLPPQRKKVFLLIKMEGKTYEEAAEETNVSLGTIKDHMAKSMRTIRQELTNYKTIPPLCLLLVTIWCE; this comes from the coding sequence ATGATGAATTTGCCAGACTCGGATTTACTTGTGCAATTAAAGGAAGGTGACCATACCGCCTTTTCCCGGCTTTATTTCCGCTATGCTACCATCGTATACCGGCGGATACAGGGCCTGGTAAAAGTGCACGAGCATTGCGAGGAGCTGGTGCAGGAAGTATTCCTCCAGCTTTGGCAAAACCGGCATACCATTCCTGCAGCGGTTCCTGTACAGGCTGTGCTGCTCCGCATGGCCAAAAGTACCACCATCAATTTTTATCGCAAAGCTATCCGGGAACAGCATCATAAACAATTGCTGATTCGTTCCGCCACTGCCGGTTACGACCCGGTAGGTGAGCATATGAGTTTTATAGAAACCAGCTCTATTCTGAACACAATCATCGATAAACTGCCGCCGCAACGCAAAAAGGTGTTCCTGCTCATAAAAATGGAAGGTAAAACCTATGAAGAAGCCGCCGAGGAAACTAATGTTTCATTGGGTACGATTAAGGACCATATGGCCAAATCGATGCGCACCATCCGCCAGGAACTCACCAACTATAAGACCATTCCTCCACTCTGCCTGTTGCTGGTAACCATCTGGTGCGAGTAG
- a CDS encoding SusD/RagB family nutrient-binding outer membrane lipoprotein → MKKSLLHIHIITGLTLVMIMGSCTKDFEKINTPPTSVVSVDPGLLFARILRDGTFQESGELPNTKMGSWVQHWAGGPVVPVSRYYEGPEDLIWAQHYTLLRNIIRIKEELAGQESDPAGRSKWAIAELYEVYLYQRLTDLFGDIPFSEVTTSDAAINRTPKFDKQEEIYPLLIQRVDAALAKLTTGDQSYGTFDFFYNGSIDKWKKFGNSLKLKLGLRIRYANPSLAQQTVQAAMTASFGLLGGNADNAAVPTYNNAQAENYNPILRQFVTGSTDLRYLANTLVDKLKSYNDPRLPLLAQPVTINGNQVYQGIGVALTDNQLSQLIRANYSTASRNTYFSQTFAPIPSYALTYSDICFYKAEAALLGWGANNADAYNFFYEGVKAAFALAPYNLNTIPAEYVNSVLSFDGLSDAQKMEKIATQKWIHLFGRNMEAFAEWRRTGYPVLTPGPNPGSTNGQIPRRGIYSSDEAQLNNAHYKEAVGRMQNGDSFLSRVWWDKKP, encoded by the coding sequence ATGAAAAAAAGCTTATTACATATACATATCATAACAGGGCTTACGTTGGTGATGATCATGGGCTCCTGTACCAAAGATTTCGAAAAGATCAATACGCCACCCACTTCAGTAGTATCTGTGGATCCGGGCCTGCTCTTTGCCCGCATCTTGCGCGATGGTACTTTCCAGGAATCGGGCGAGCTGCCCAATACCAAAATGGGCTCCTGGGTGCAGCATTGGGCCGGTGGACCGGTAGTGCCGGTTTCAAGATATTATGAGGGGCCGGAAGACCTGATCTGGGCGCAGCATTATACCTTGTTACGCAATATCATCCGCATTAAGGAAGAACTGGCAGGGCAGGAAAGTGATCCCGCCGGACGGTCTAAATGGGCCATTGCAGAACTGTATGAAGTGTACCTGTACCAGCGGCTTACCGATCTGTTTGGCGATATTCCTTTTTCAGAAGTCACAACATCAGATGCTGCTATCAACCGTACGCCAAAGTTTGATAAGCAGGAAGAGATCTATCCGCTGCTGATCCAGCGCGTGGATGCGGCCCTGGCGAAACTCACCACCGGCGACCAGTCGTATGGAACTTTCGATTTCTTTTATAACGGGAGTATCGACAAATGGAAAAAGTTTGGAAACTCATTAAAGCTAAAATTGGGACTGCGCATCCGTTATGCCAATCCTTCACTGGCACAACAAACGGTGCAGGCTGCAATGACTGCTTCTTTTGGGCTCCTGGGAGGTAATGCAGACAATGCAGCAGTGCCCACCTATAACAACGCACAGGCGGAAAACTATAACCCCATTTTGCGGCAGTTTGTGACGGGGTCTACCGATTTGCGTTACCTGGCCAATACATTGGTGGATAAACTGAAAAGCTATAACGATCCGCGGCTGCCGTTATTAGCGCAACCTGTAACCATCAATGGCAACCAGGTATACCAGGGCATTGGCGTAGCGCTTACAGATAACCAGTTATCGCAGTTGATCCGCGCCAATTATTCCACCGCTAGTCGTAATACCTATTTCAGTCAAACCTTTGCGCCCATACCCAGTTATGCGCTCACTTATTCCGATATTTGTTTTTACAAGGCGGAAGCCGCTTTATTGGGCTGGGGTGCCAACAACGCGGATGCTTACAATTTCTTTTATGAAGGCGTAAAAGCCGCCTTTGCCCTCGCTCCGTATAACCTCAACACCATTCCGGCAGAATATGTCAATTCCGTATTGAGTTTCGATGGATTGAGCGATGCGCAGAAAATGGAAAAGATTGCTACGCAAAAATGGATTCATTTGTTTGGCCGCAATATGGAGGCTTTTGCAGAATGGCGCCGTACGGGGTATCCCGTGCTGACACCGGGGCCCAACCCTGGATCTACAAACGGGCAAATTCCTCGGCGGGGTATCTATTCGTCGGATGAAGCGCAATTAAACAATGCGCATTATAAAGAAGCCGTAGGGCGGATGCAGAACGGGGATTCCTTTTTATCCCGGGTTTGGTGGGATAAAAAGCCCTAG
- a CDS encoding SusC/RagA family TonB-linked outer membrane protein — translation MRKLSAWKWLLPVVGSIANGKWLSAAGRIPGVLLLLGMHSMVFGQHMATINGVVRDEGNQPLQGVTVVLSNSANGFSKITATDAGGNFLIASVPQGTGYVIHFSSVGFKPKQLTGYNVAANDRLALTVSLETERAQLTEVVVTALGIKREKRALGYTVAELKGAELTQGKEANVSNALSGKVSGVQVSRAASGAGGSAKVVIRGNNSLIGNSQPLYVVDGVPIDNQNIGAASQTGGTDYGDGIGNINPDDIETMSVLKGPNAAALYGQRGSNGVILITTKSGKAGKINVNYNIDYSLGNALVLPDFQNIYGQGLNGDFTHFRKSDGTIVSMAEARANNYQGMPKMSAGRDRTTRASWGAKMDGQTYEDQYGHVLQLTPQPDTYSSFFQPEKQMVNNLSVDGGSEKINYRFSYANTNVKGYIPSNDLNRNNFGLRTQAKLWPGVTLDGKVSYIMQKAQNRPTLSDAADNPAYLLISQPRSLGNSVMSNYKWTDEEVAKQLGFSGVYAGLEKTYATNSSTGNPFWTIHENHNEDRRDRIIGLLRLTYDVLPWLKLMATGGTDFYTDQRFRYRPINTYQSQSKKGDIREEVIRARENNFDFLASSNFSFGKDMTLGVNLGASHQSRYLRLTGNTGNSFIVPNLYVINNTTTNSYLFDLSQSEINSVYMSGQFGFRNYWFIDFSARNDWSSTLSKNNNSFFYPSISSSLILSDLADIKSDVLSYVKLRASWAQAGSSGNPYQLTGTYSLNQYTHGGVPMASYTDVIPDANLKNELTTSIEAGADLRFLKNRLGLSFTYYQASTKNQILDVPIAPSSLYTKNRINAGEISNKGIEFVLTATPIRSASGFEWNTVFNFNRNRNKVESLYPGVETFLLATDRGINVVAEVGKPFGQLIGTQFAWIKDAAGNRLIDPATGLPLRTSGRVETELGNAQPDWLGGFGNTWKYKGFSLYALVDIRQGGVIFSQSNREEIIYGVTNKTVPGRDGSYIADGYIAEKDGNGNWVSSGQKNNIPVKAQDYWNMVASDKEVMVSEEMINDMSYVAMREISLAYQLPRNWLPAGVIKSAKLGVYGRNLFYFQRKTDGFSPETAAFNVNNSSIGIESTSLPMMRNIGINLSLAF, via the coding sequence ATGAGAAAATTATCAGCATGGAAGTGGCTGCTGCCGGTAGTAGGATCAATAGCTAACGGTAAGTGGCTTTCCGCTGCAGGACGCATTCCCGGAGTGTTGCTCCTCCTGGGTATGCACAGCATGGTATTTGGCCAGCATATGGCAACCATTAACGGTGTGGTAAGAGACGAGGGCAACCAGCCTTTACAGGGCGTAACGGTTGTATTGTCGAACAGCGCCAATGGCTTTAGCAAGATTACGGCAACAGATGCAGGTGGTAACTTTTTGATTGCATCCGTGCCGCAGGGTACCGGGTATGTCATCCACTTCAGTTCGGTGGGATTTAAACCCAAACAGCTTACTGGATATAATGTGGCGGCAAACGACCGGCTGGCACTAACCGTATCTCTGGAAACCGAAAGGGCGCAGCTAACTGAAGTAGTGGTTACGGCGCTGGGTATAAAGCGGGAGAAACGGGCCCTGGGGTATACCGTAGCCGAATTGAAAGGAGCCGAACTGACACAGGGCAAGGAAGCGAATGTATCCAATGCCTTATCAGGCAAGGTGTCCGGCGTACAGGTTTCCCGGGCGGCATCCGGAGCCGGTGGTTCTGCCAAAGTGGTCATTCGCGGTAACAATTCACTTATTGGCAATAGTCAGCCGCTGTACGTGGTGGATGGGGTGCCGATCGATAACCAGAACATCGGCGCCGCCAGTCAAACCGGGGGAACCGATTATGGCGATGGAATTGGTAATATTAATCCCGATGATATCGAAACCATGTCGGTGCTGAAGGGCCCCAATGCCGCAGCGCTGTATGGCCAGCGGGGAAGCAACGGCGTTATTTTGATTACCACAAAATCCGGTAAGGCCGGCAAGATCAACGTAAACTACAATATTGATTATTCTCTAGGCAACGCCCTGGTGTTGCCTGATTTTCAGAATATATACGGACAGGGGCTGAACGGCGATTTTACTCATTTCCGCAAATCGGACGGTACAATCGTTTCTATGGCCGAAGCCCGGGCCAACAACTACCAAGGCATGCCCAAAATGAGCGCCGGGCGCGATCGTACCACCCGTGCTTCCTGGGGCGCCAAAATGGATGGGCAGACCTATGAAGATCAATACGGGCATGTGCTTCAGCTGACACCGCAGCCCGATACATACAGTAGTTTTTTCCAGCCGGAAAAACAAATGGTCAACAACTTAAGTGTGGATGGCGGCAGTGAAAAGATCAATTACCGGTTTTCCTATGCCAATACCAATGTGAAGGGCTATATTCCCAGCAATGATCTGAACCGGAATAATTTTGGGTTGCGGACCCAGGCAAAGCTCTGGCCAGGCGTAACCCTGGATGGTAAAGTAAGCTATATCATGCAGAAGGCCCAAAACCGGCCTACACTTTCGGATGCGGCGGATAACCCGGCTTACCTGTTGATCAGCCAGCCCCGGAGCCTGGGCAATTCAGTTATGTCGAACTATAAATGGACTGACGAAGAAGTAGCCAAGCAACTTGGTTTTTCAGGAGTATACGCCGGGCTTGAAAAGACCTATGCCACGAATAGCTCCACCGGCAATCCCTTCTGGACGATCCATGAAAATCATAACGAAGACCGCAGGGATCGCATTATCGGCCTGCTGAGACTTACCTACGATGTATTGCCCTGGTTAAAATTAATGGCCACCGGCGGTACCGACTTTTATACCGATCAGCGTTTCCGTTACCGTCCCATCAATACCTACCAAAGCCAGAGTAAAAAAGGAGACATACGGGAAGAGGTGATCCGCGCACGCGAGAACAATTTTGATTTCCTGGCAAGCTCTAACTTCTCATTTGGAAAAGATATGACCTTGGGCGTAAACCTGGGGGCCAGTCACCAAAGCCGTTACCTGCGGCTTACCGGTAATACCGGCAACTCCTTTATTGTGCCCAACCTGTATGTGATTAACAATACTACCACCAATTCTTACCTGTTTGATCTCAGCCAATCCGAGATTAATTCGGTGTATATGTCGGGCCAGTTTGGATTCCGGAACTACTGGTTTATTGATTTTTCTGCACGCAACGACTGGTCATCCACCTTGTCTAAAAACAATAATTCCTTTTTCTATCCTTCCATCAGCTCCAGTTTGATCTTATCGGACCTGGCGGATATTAAATCCGATGTGCTTTCGTATGTAAAACTAAGAGCTTCATGGGCACAGGCTGGCAGCTCAGGCAATCCGTACCAGTTAACGGGCACTTATAGCCTCAATCAATATACACATGGTGGTGTGCCCATGGCTTCTTATACCGATGTAATCCCGGATGCGAACCTGAAGAATGAGCTGACCACTTCTATTGAAGCCGGTGCTGATCTGCGGTTCCTTAAAAACCGGCTGGGGTTGTCCTTTACCTATTACCAGGCCAGCACAAAGAACCAGATCCTGGATGTGCCCATTGCGCCTTCCAGTTTGTACACCAAGAACCGGATCAATGCCGGGGAGATCAGTAACAAAGGCATCGAGTTTGTACTGACCGCAACACCCATTCGCAGTGCTTCCGGCTTTGAATGGAACACTGTTTTTAATTTCAACCGTAACCGGAATAAAGTAGAGTCGCTTTACCCTGGGGTGGAAACCTTCCTGCTGGCAACAGACCGGGGTATTAACGTGGTAGCCGAGGTTGGTAAACCGTTCGGACAGCTGATCGGTACACAGTTCGCCTGGATCAAAGATGCCGCCGGCAATCGCCTGATCGATCCGGCAACCGGGTTACCGCTGCGCACCAGTGGCCGCGTGGAAACAGAACTGGGCAATGCACAGCCTGATTGGCTGGGCGGGTTTGGCAACACCTGGAAGTATAAGGGCTTTAGCCTGTATGCGCTCGTAGACATCCGCCAGGGCGGTGTGATTTTTTCGCAGTCGAACCGGGAAGAGATCATTTATGGGGTTACCAATAAAACCGTTCCGGGAAGAGATGGATCCTATATCGCGGATGGATATATTGCTGAAAAGGACGGCAATGGAAATTGGGTAAGCAGCGGGCAAAAAAATAATATTCCTGTAAAGGCGCAGGATTACTGGAACATGGTGGCCAGCGATAAAGAGGTGATGGTGTCTGAAGAGATGATCAACGATATGAGCTATGTGGCCATGCGCGAGATCAGCCTTGCGTACCAGTTGCCCAGGAACTGGTTACCTGCCGGGGTGATCAAATCTGCAAAGCTCGGCGTTTACGGCCGTAACCTGTTTTACTTTCAACGGAAGACAGACGGCTTTTCTCCGGAAACCGCAGCGTTTAATGTGAACAATTCATCCATTGGCATTGAATCTACTTCGCTGCCGATGATGCGCAATATTGGTATCAACTTATCCCTTGCATTTTAA
- a CDS encoding FecR family protein codes for MEVSKDLLQRFFSGACSPEEQNLIRQLLRRNPEKLAALLDAFRWEEETPGMAAPGYDEQQLYASLLQQVSRYERRRRNTRYVLYGTAAVITGMVFMIRLFTAPVPDPKPVLAQKEPAATHSVSMREYHNTGRQVLQIKAADGSEVQLYPGSKLRFPENFSGQNSRDFWLKGKAQFTVAKNKTLPFNVYSQNLVTTALGTVFIVDESEGSTRTRIRLLEGKIKISGAKKEIEKPVQLELTPNREIEINPVNLQIVSESNNQETAFDRGEYFRDDGTTLTFKNMALEKVVRILENNYHLRLQVPEAQLANRYYSGTFKKSDRVYEDMIREMNYLHKINILISKQ; via the coding sequence ATGGAAGTTTCAAAAGACCTGTTACAACGTTTTTTTTCCGGCGCCTGCAGCCCCGAAGAGCAAAACCTGATCCGGCAGCTGCTGCGCAGGAATCCGGAAAAACTTGCTGCCCTGCTGGATGCTTTCCGGTGGGAAGAGGAAACACCGGGCATGGCAGCGCCCGGGTATGATGAACAGCAGTTATATGCTTCATTGCTTCAGCAAGTAAGCCGTTATGAGCGCCGGCGGCGCAATACCCGCTATGTACTGTATGGTACAGCAGCGGTAATAACCGGTATGGTCTTTATGATCCGGCTCTTTACGGCGCCGGTACCAGATCCCAAACCGGTGCTGGCACAAAAAGAACCGGCCGCAACGCATTCCGTTTCCATGCGGGAGTACCACAATACCGGCCGGCAGGTGTTGCAAATAAAAGCTGCCGACGGCTCTGAAGTGCAGTTATATCCGGGGTCGAAGCTCCGATTCCCTGAAAACTTTAGCGGGCAGAACAGCCGGGATTTCTGGTTAAAGGGTAAGGCGCAATTTACCGTTGCAAAAAACAAAACGCTGCCGTTTAATGTATACTCCCAAAACCTGGTCACTACCGCACTGGGTACCGTGTTCATAGTAGATGAATCGGAAGGCAGCACCCGTACCCGGATCCGGCTGCTGGAAGGGAAAATCAAAATTAGCGGCGCCAAAAAAGAAATCGAAAAACCGGTGCAACTGGAGCTTACTCCCAACAGGGAAATAGAGATCAACCCGGTTAATCTGCAGATTGTATCGGAATCTAACAACCAGGAGACTGCATTCGACCGTGGGGAATATTTCCGGGACGATGGTACCACTCTTACATTTAAAAACATGGCCCTGGAAAAAGTGGTGCGGATCCTGGAAAACAATTATCACCTGCGATTACAGGTGCCGGAGGCGCAGCTGGCAAACCGCTATTACAGCGGAACATTTAAAAAGTCGGACCGCGTTTATGAAGACATGATCCGGGAGATGAATTATTTACACAAGATCAATATTCTGATATCTAAACAATAA